One genomic window of Musa acuminata AAA Group cultivar baxijiao unplaced genomic scaffold, Cavendish_Baxijiao_AAA HiC_scaffold_1137, whole genome shotgun sequence includes the following:
- the LOC135671066 gene encoding probable serine/threonine-protein kinase PBL7: MMKCLPCLASPGQGDAADEVKEEEKKKKKNDEGGDGAVRKESSAAPTSRLGSLDKSNLRADSKKEASVPKEGNPEHIAAQTFSFRELSAVTKNFRRDCFLGEGGFGRVYKGRLETGQVVAVKQLDRNGLQGNREFLVEVLMLSLLHHPNLVNLIGYCADGDQRLLVYEFMPLGSLEDHLHYIPANKEPLDWNSRMKIAAGAAKGLEYLHDKANPPVIYRDFKSSNILLGEGYHPKLSDFGLAKLGPVGDNTHVSTRVMGTYGYCAPEYAMTGQLTVKSDVYSFGVVFLELITGRKAIDNARPTGEQNLVAWARPLFKDRRKFPKMADPLLQGRYPMRGLYQALAVAAMCLQEQAATRPLIGDVVTALSYLASQNHDPIAASIQSTKVGPSIPSSRSGSGDQHAVQSPHQNSSELKQRGPLKGASKGAKIGRDGSSGGSGRKWSMEESETRESQMDSPVHVERARDSPKNIDRDFVRERAVAEAKEWGENWRERQRRNAQGSSDRTHE, from the exons ATGATGAAATGTCTTCCGTGCCTTGCGTCGCCCGGCCAGGGCGATGCGGCGGACGAGgttaaggaggaggagaagaagaagaagaagaacgacgAGGGGGGAGATGGTGCCGTTCGCAAGGAGTCTTCTGCCGCCCCGACGTCTCGTCTTGGCAGTTTAG ACAAATCAAATTTGAGGGCTGATTCCAAGAAGGAAGCATCGGTTCCCAAAGAAGGAAATCCTGAGCATATTGCAGCACAGACATTCAGTTTTCGTGAACTTTCTGCTGTCACTAAGAATTTTAGGCGAGATTGTTTTTTGGGTGAAGGTGGTTTCGGTCGTGTATACAAGGGAAGGTTGGAAACCGGACAG GTTGTTGCCGTCAAGCAACTTGACAGAAATGGTCTTCAGGGGAACAGAGAGTTTCTGGTCGAAGTCCTCATGCTTAGCCTTTTGCATCACCCCAATCTTGTCAATCTGATTGGTTATTGTGCTGATGGCGATCAACGACTGCTCGTCTATGAGTTCATGCCGTTGGGATCATTAGAAGACCATTTGCATT ATATCCCAGCTAATAAGGAACCACTTGACTGGAATTCCCGGATGAAAATAGCTGCTGGTGCAGCTAAAGGCTTGGAATACCTCCATGACAAAGCAAACCCTCCAGTTATTTATCGTGACTTCAAATCATCGAATATACTTCTTGGTGAAGGATATCATCCAAAGTTGTCGGATTTTGGGCTTGCTAAACTTGGTCCTGTTGGTGACAATACCCATGTCTCAACAAGAGTGATGGGAACATACGGTTACTGTGCTCCTGAGTATGCTATGACAGGGCAATTAACAGTGAAATCTGATGTATATAGCTTTGGTGTTGTATTTCTCGAACTAATTACAGGCCGTAAAGCGATTGATAATGCTCGGCCTACCGGAGAACAAAATCTAGTTGCATGG GCTCGTCCATTAttcaaagatcgtcggaagttccccAAAATGGCTGACCCATTACTACAAGGGCGTTATCCCATGAGGGGCTTATATCAGGCACTGGCAGTTGCGGCAATGTGTTTGCAGGAGCAAGCGGCTACTCGACCTCTCATAGGAGATGTTGTGACGGCACTTTCATATTTAGCTTCACAAAATCATGATCCAATTGCAGCTAGTATTCAGAGTACCAAGGTTGGTCCATCCATCCCAAGTTCTAGAAGTGGGTCTGGTGATCAACATGCTGTCCAGTCACCGCATCAGAATTCTTCAGAACTAAAGCAAAGGGGTCCGCTCAAGGGAGCAAGTAAAGGTGCAAAAATTGGCAGAGATGGTTCTAGTGGTGGCTCGGGACGGAAGTGGAGCATGGAGGAGTCTGAGACTCGGGAGTCTCAGATGGATAGCCCGGTCCATGTGGAGAGAGCGCGAGACTCTCCAAAGAATATTGATCGTGATTTTGTTAGGGAGCGTGCCGTTGCAGAGGCCAAAGAATGGGGTGAAAATTGGAGAGAGAGACAACGGAGAAATGCACAAGGTAGCTCTGACAGGACACATGAGTAG
- the LOC135671065 gene encoding sodium/hydrogen exchanger 1-like yields the protein MAFGWMAQQLVPLGKALATSDHASVVSINLFVALICGCIVIGHLLEERRWMNESITALVIGVCTGVLILLTTKGKSSHIFIFSEDLFFIYLLPPIIFNAGFQVKKKQFFRNFMTIMLFGAVGTLISFFIIFFGAIALLRNMDIGSLDIGDFLAIGAIFSATDSVCTLQVLNQDETPFLYSLVFGEGVVNDATSVVLFNAIQNFDHAHVDAIIILKIVADFGYLFLSSTLLGAFGGLLSAYIIKKLYIGRHSTNREVALMILMAYLSYMLTALLNLSGILAVFFCGIVMSHYTWHNVTECSRVTTKHAFATLSFIAETFLFLYVGMDVLDIEKWKFVSNSPGKSLSVSSILLGLVLVGRAAFVFPLSFLSNLTKNSPHERIIFKQQVTIWWAGLMRGAVSIALAYNQFTRSGHTELRGNAIMITSTITIVLFSTVVFGLVTKPLVSFLLPHSAKHLSSMSSEPSSPQSLLSSLLEHGRGSEVDGGGEILTRPSSLRMLLSKPTHTVHYYWRKLDDAFMRPVFGGRGFVPFSPGSPTEQSLQGRI from the exons ATGGCGTTTGGCTGGATGGCGCAGCAGCTCGTGCCCCTGGGAAAAGCGTTGGCGACTTCCGATCACGCCTCGGTGGTCTCCATTAACCTCTTCGTGGCGCTTATCTGCGGGTGCATCGTGATCGGGCACCTTCTCGAGGAGAGGCGCTGGATGAATGAGTCCATTACCGCCCTCGTCATC GGGGTGTGCACCGGAGTCCTCATACTGCTGACGACGAAAGGGAAGAGCTCGCACATCTTCATCTTCAGCGAAGACCTCTTCTTCATCTACCTTCTTCCGCCCATTATATTCAATGCCGG GTTTCAAGTAAAAAAGAAACAATTTTTTCGCAACTTCATGACAATCATGCTGTTTGGTGCAGTTGGGACATTAATATCCTTTTTCATAATTTTCTTTG GGGCAATTGCATTACTCAGAAACATGGATATTGGTTCATTAGACATTGGAGATTTTCTTG CAATAGGGGCGATATTTTCTGCAACCGATTCTGTCTGTACCTTGCAG GTTCTTAATCAAGATGAAACACCCTTCTTGTATAGCTTAGTATTCGGTGAAGGTGTTGTCAATGATGCCACGTCAGTTGTACTCTTCAACGCAATTCAGAATTTTGATCATGCTCATGTTGATGCCATTATCATATTGAAGATTGTGGCAGACTTCGGTTATTTATTTCTCAGTAGCACCCTCCTTGGAGCATTT GGTGGATTGCTAAGTGCATACATTATCAAAAAGTTGTACATTGGAAG GCATTCCACCAATCGTGAAGTTGCACTTATGATACTCATGGCATACCTTTCCTATATGCTGACTGCA TTGTTAAATTTAAGTGGTATTCTCGCAGTATTCTTCTGTGGTATAGTCATGTCACACTATACCTGGCATAATGTGACAGAATGCTCAAGAGTTACTACCAA GCATGCTTTTGCAACATTGTCATTTATTGCAgagacttttctttttctttacgtTGGAATGGATGTGTTGGACATTGAAAAATGGAAGTTTGTTAGCAACAG CCCTGGAAAATCACTTAGTGTTAGCTCCATTCTGTTAGGCTTGGTTTTGGTTGGTAGGGCTGCTTTTGTTTTTCCACTCTCATTCCTGTCTAACTTAACAAAGAATTCTCCACATGAAAGAATTATCTTCAAGCAACAA GTTACAATATGGTGGGCAGGTCTCATGAGAGGTGCAGTGTCAATAGCACTTGCTTACAATCAG TTTACAAGATCTGGCCACACTGAACTACGAGGAAATGCAATTATGATCACCAGCACTATCACAATTGTCCTCTTCAGCACTGTG GTATTTGGATTGGTGACAAAACCACTTGTGAGCTTCTTATTGCCTCATAGTGCAAAGCATCTCAGCAGCATGTCCTCTGAACCATCAAGTCCCCAGTCCCTCCTGTCATCGCTTCTTGAACATGGACGGGGATCAGAAGTCGATGGTGGAGGAGAAATTCTAACTCGACCATCCAGCCTCCGAATGCTCCTGAGCAAACCAACTCATACGGTTCACTACTACTGGCGCAAGCTTGATGATGCATTCATGCGTCCAGTGTTCGGTGGGAGAGGTTTTGTTCCATTTTCTCCTGGTTCACCCACCGAGCAGAGCCTCCAAGGCCGTATTTAA